Genomic segment of Panicum virgatum strain AP13 chromosome 9N, P.virgatum_v5, whole genome shotgun sequence:
CAAAGTACACATTTTATGAATGTCAGCATTCAGAGTGTTCCATTGACAGAGCTGGATAATAAAAACTAGGGGCCCTTTATTAGGTTGAACCAGCTTGACCCTCCTTTGCTGCCTCTTGCTGCTGCTTCTCTGCCCAATACTTCTGAAGCGGTGGTCCAAATATAACATTCCCAGAAATCACTCCAATTCTGAGGCATTTGCAAAAAGGAATGAATAAGAACATCAAGATAGGATAGACAGTAACAGGAAAGTTATGCTGGCAAGTTATGCTGGCAATGTGAGAGAAGCAGGTATGCAATTTTGACAGTAATGAACAACACACCAAGAAACATGATTTTCTAGGACAAAGTAGAGAACGAGGAACAGCcacaaaaaaaaagcaacaaTGGGCATGTACAACACCTGGTCAGCAATAGGAAGGTCTTAATAAAAAAGGGAAAATAAGTATTGGGAATTGGCCTACACATTCCTGTTTTTCTTTATTCTCTCAACAGCATCATCTACAAGCCTCTCACTATATTACTGACAGATGCTTCCACACATGATACCTTGACTTCATTATGGCTGATGAAGCATTTTTTTCTTGGTCGTCTTATGGTTCATCATTGTAACCTTCTGAAGCACCCATTGTGTTCTCTATTTCACAGGGCAAGCCATGAATGTTCACAGACCTGACATGCTCTTGACCTATTTAGGCCCTCAATGAATGGTGCAAATGTAGAGTCCAAATATTATCCTATTGTTTGTTGATTTCCTTCTTATTGTAGAATTTACATGCCACACCGAATTCACTGAAATGCTGACATACTCCTATAGTCCTATGTAATGCCTCTTACCTCTATAAAACTTTGAGAAGTCATAGCTAACAACACCATTATTTCTCCAAATATTTGACACTTTACTTTTATACGATCAATTGTGTATGCAGATCTTCAGCAATTGCAATCGTACTTTCTCTGCTTCATAGTTAGCCTTTTCAATGCTATGTTGTTGTCCATAGTACGACGGCTGCGTCACAGGCTACTTCCAAACGCATCCTAGAATCTGGAAGATCTTATAAAACGATGCCAGTTTGTATTTACTTTGTATTCCTTCTCTCTTCTTAATTGTCTTAACTTCGTTTATAGATTTATAGTAGTACTGTAATTGTACATCGCAATGCTTACTAGCTGGCATCACATTTTGTGGCGTCTTAATTGTCTTCTTAATTTTCTTCCTTCTCACAGTAGTAGTTTTGCCCCTTTGTTTAATTACTCACCTTTTAACAATTCATACAATATGGACCTAATTTAGGCAGTGGCCTACATGTAACATACCCGAGCCTCATCGCATCATTCTTAACTGCTTAAAACCTTTGTCCGCCGCCCATGGTCAGCCTCACCAACGTACCCCACAAATCATACCAGTACATACGCACGTACCTGCAGGCGCGGCGTTAGCGCGCCAATTTTACTAGTTTATTACAGGCGCTATCTGAATCTGGTTGAATGGTGACGCCGCGTGATGATAATTATTTCACTCCAATCTGAACCGGCTAGCCAGCTGCTGTTTTCATGCCACGTCAGTGTGACACGCAAGCCGTGTCGCTGACTGCATGTACGCCGATCAAACGGTGTTGATTACATCTAGGATCTTTCTCACATTGCTGCTGTTGGAGAAAGAACAGGCGCTcccttaaaaaaagaaaaagaaaagaacaggCGCTCAAATTTACCAAGCAAGTCGAAATGAGAGCGGGCAAACCCTTGTACGACCACGTAAACAGAACCAACCATTTTTTCAGGTGCACAGCTCCTGAAGTCCTAAGCCACAAGTCACCGTCAGGTGCACAAATCTGTTGCGGGCTCAGCTGACCACCAACCACATTTGTATCTGCATTATAAGACCAACACAGCTGCATCCAACATGAGCACAGTCGTTCTCTTTTTCCCCTTTTGAGGATACTGCGAGCATCAATTCAGATCCAAGAGCCTGCTTTCTGTCTGAATTTCTAGCTCCATTCCAGCGAGCAGCTTGTAGACACGGCATCCTTCATCGCTCGATATATAGTACAATCCTTCTTTATTTTACATTGAATCATTGATAACTGAATACTTGCTACGGAACTGTCCGTGCACAGAAAGTGGGCAATGGATCAATGGGCCACCTGCAGACCTGGCCTGTTTGGTTTGTTCCTAGAATGTTTTAGAACGTACTTTAAccgctaattagaggtattaaatgaagccaatttataaaaccaactccagaaacCACGCGCTAGGAACcttaaagaatctaatgatacctttgaccgcgtgattagagaatggttactgtagtatcactgtaactaatcatcaattaattaccgtcattagattcgtcgcaagaagttacacccatccctgaagaagttttgcaaatagactccatttagtactccatgcatacgatATTCCCTTCTCAAGAGACGTGTTCTAGAATTCCTAGAAcggaaccaaacacggcccttcATAGTGTTCGCTGCGGAATTAAAACAGAGCGCCTAAGGTCGACGCCCCCGTGATGATCCAATAAGTGGGCATCAAGGTACTAGTCACCAATTAACAACTAGTAACATCTAACACTATGGATGCCCATAGCATCGAAAGCACGAGCTGCCTGCTTGAAACTTCAGTGAACCGTGCATCAAACTTGCCCATTCAGAGCAGCAAGTAGATTACCTGGTTACAGGAAGTCACAAGCTACAAAAGGAGGCCCACGCAACACTAGTGAGGCCCACGCAACACTAGTGATAGAGCACAAGCCACTCCAGCCACATCAGCCACTGAATTTACGAAGCAACTAGTAACTGCACCTACAAGCCTTGTTCGGCAGACTTCGGTTCCGAGATGCCAAAACACTGAACAACGATGAACTGAATACTGCTGATACTGATGCAATCCCTCTTCTGAAGAAGGGGTGCCAAGATGGGAATTAGCAATCCCCTTACAGGCCAAAAAGGAATCCACAAAATGCAGCCTTGCAGTTGGGTATCACCCTGCAGCTAGAACCAGTTCAAGATCAGCAAACATTTACCAAGATTAATGTAACAAGGCAATGATGCCCTTGTTGCTCTGCAAAATTAAGATGTGTACCTTACGGTTGCAGCATCaaccctcttcttcctcagcttcgcCGTCCTGCACGAAGCCCCCACCCGCGTCGCAAATCCAGTCCCAGATCTTGCCCGGGACCGGCATCACCGACAGCCGCGGCTGCCGGAGCAGCGCGAAGTCCCTCATCCCCTCCACCTCGCCCGCCGCTTTCTTGACCTCACCCAGAGGGACGGGGTTCCGGAACTCCCCGACCGCCCGCACGTCCACGGCGCCGCCAGACGCTgcctccttcccctccccttccccctccccttcgTACCAGGTCCGGGCGACCTccacgacgccgacgacgcggcgggaggcggcgccggcgccggagtggTAGAACAGGCACCGGTCGCCGGTGCGCATGGCGCGGAGGTTTTTCATGGCCTGGTGGTTGCGGACGCCGTCCCGCGGCGCAACGCCGCCCGGGGCGCTCGCCTGGTCGGACCACGACCACTCGCCCGGCTCCGTCTTCAGAAGCCAGTACTggacgccggtggcggcggtcgccgccgcggtggcttGGGCGGCGGGCTTTGCTTTCCTCGTCATCCTGTGCGGGGTTGAGATTGTGGCCTCTGGCGATCGCCGGAGGAGGCTAGGTTCTTGTTTTGGCGGGAATGTGGGCTGCTAGGGCTCGTAGTGGCGGGGATTTTTTTCTACAATAGCAGTTCGTCTTCCCGCGCCCCGCCTGCCTTGACAAAAGTGGATAAGCGTGGGCTGAGATGGGCCCAACCGGGGCTCAAATGGACGGCCCAAACAGGACACCAACGCTGAGATTGCAAGTCAACTCAACAGAGGACAACAGACGTACTCTGCATACAACGAAATACTGCTATCTTTGCAATGGGGTCAACCTGAATAATAAACAAAATCCAAACAGATCAGAATTATGGATGGATTTCAACTCATACTGTGCTTTATACATTGTTTCTTTCCACTACGAAGGCTACCAATTCAACAACTGCTAACGATAACTGAAGTTAGATCGACATAACTGCAATAACAAAGTACACATTTTATGAATGTCAGCATTCAGAGTGTTCCATTGACAGAGCTGGATAATAAAAACTAGGGGCCCTTTATTAGGTTGAACCAGCTTGACCCTCCTTTGCTGCCTCTTGCTGCTGCTTCTCTGCCCAATACTTCTGAAGCGGTGGTCCAAATATAACATTCCCAGAAATCACTCCAATTCTGAGGCATTTGCAAAAAGGAATGAATAAGAACATCAAGATAGGATAGACAGTAACAGGAAAGTTATGCTGGCAAGTTATGCTGGCAATGTGAGAGAAGCAGGTATGCAATTTTGACAGTAATGAACAACACACCAAGAAACATGATTTTCTAGGACAAAGTAGAGAACGAGGAACAGCcacaaaaaaaaagcaacaaTGGGCATGTACAACACCTGGTCAGCActagcaattttttttttgaaattaaagTCAGCACTAGCAAATAAGATGGCATTGCATCGACGCCACATAGATTCTCAGTATTACTGCAACAGAACTACAAAATCACTACCAACTTAACTTCCTGGTGCCACTGCTCCCTAGTCATACAGCAACAGAAGTGCAGAACTACTAGCATCACTTCATTCAGATTTCAGAAGCAGCTTTCCTCAGGCAGTCTACTCACCAAGCCATGTACCGATATCCTTACTCATTCAAGCATTGGAGATGCTTTTACCATTTTGCATATGGAAAAACACGACAAGGCACCCACCACCCAGTGCAattattccaaaaaaaaaacattttctgagccaaacttttgcatgggaCAAAAGATATAACattaagtttcatgtagtaggATATTAGAAACTTAGCTATGCACATAAGAcaaaatatgattttttttttgtaacagGCTCTAAAACAACTTTTTATACACCTCTACATGTGCATAATTGCATAGCCAGgtaatttttattatttcacGATAACATCAACTATTGGACCCTTtgctcaaacaaaaaaaaaaagtaagcagatgaattttatatttttaatacACATTACTATCCCAACCAAGTGAAGTGCCAATAGCTGTTTAGTAACAACATTTTCGATAGTAATACTCTCTCTATAAAAGCACAACTTTTTATTGGGATGCATACCCAAAATGTAGTCTCCTGCAGTTATCAATGTCTTTAGTTAGCTTGAGGTATCTGGGAAATGGAGATGTTTGTAAATGTGCCATCCCACTATCAAGCAGAACTGTTGGGTTATAAGTTGCGATCAAATTAACTGAATACCATGCACATTAGGGAACAACTTGGTCTTACTAAAGTAGAAGTATTTGCACAATCCTGCATAATTATCTTGACCCTATAAGTCTATTGTCAAATTATCAGGTAAATAAAATTGCTGCCTAACGAATAAGCTAACCAAGAATAAATTTTATTCAATTGAAACTGGAAAGACTTTTTGCACATCCTTCAAATTATCTGCTCTATCAATAGTTAGTTGAATTTATCCAATCCTGCTAAGCAGTCAGTGACTGTCAAGCTTTGAAGCATGCGTCTATGATATCTCAAACTGACTAAAAGCACTCTGTGGATGCCCGGCTTACAAAATCACTAACAAATAATATCACATCACCAAacatctgaagaaaaaaaataatagcaAGATGGCACTAAGAGATGCATTTGAAGCTAGTACCGTGACTATACCCTACACCAGACCAACCCTCGTAACCTGAAAGAAATGCTTGTGCATTCGCTCAACACACCTGCAACTGCAACGCTCCTACCTCCACCACGAGTACCTAACACAATATGAGCAAGCTACCGCCTACCGATACGGCGCAGATGTGCTCCCAGCGAAGCTTCGCACGGACGCACCTAATCGGGACTCTTGAAGGCACCCACAACCCTTTGGCGCTACACGCAGGGACTAACTACGCGGTGGGAAACAACCAGGTCGAGAGCCGGAGTGATCCAGCAGCGGAGGAACCTACCCAACGGCGCGTCTAGATCGGCGTCGAGCTGGCGGCACACAGGGACGCCGCGTAAGATCCACGAGGGGGTGATGCTAGGGGAGAGCCGTAGATATGAGGAATCGAGAGACTCacacgacggcgccggcgacgagggggAAGGAGAGCCGCATCCTGTCCCCCTTTTGGTCTCTCGCTCTCGCTGTGTCTGGCGAAGACGACGGACGCCCTcgcaaaataagaaaaaaaaaagagaagacgACGGACCGCAAAGGCAAAGCAAGTGACCCCGGGCCCTAGAGAAGCAAGAGGTCGAATGGGATTTGTGGGCCTGGGCCGTGGTGGTCGTGCCGGGGCGAACTTGAGCAGGCCGTGTTCAGTCAATTGAATTTGGATTGAGcctaaaaaaaattgattttggattttcttttaatatttttctttcttccccAGCCGAGCAAAATGGGAAGGACTTCCGTTTCAAGGAAAGAAGAGAGGAAAATGAGGACGCCTCCGAGATTGGTGGTGCGCGCGCGGAGAGCTGTGGCAGGCAACCGACGCCAGCCACGCGAGTTCCCCGCCTTCCTCTTGCACGGTGCACGCGccgtgcgacggcggcggtgcacgCGACTTTGCACGGGTGCACACGCGCAGGCGCAGCCGGTGGGCGCCGTCCGGGCGCGGCTGCTTCCGCACGACGTCACGTTCCCGGCGCGCCATCTCGTGACACCCCCGCGCCGGGGAGGCCGGCTTTCATGTGACCGGCCGATGTGACGCGCCTCCTAGCTAGCAGATGGCTACCAATCAGCACCGTTGACGCCACACCGGCcggccggacctcgccgccCCAGATGCCGCGCGCTGGACTCAAACGGCTCTGCCGGTGTAACTGCGTCTGCCGCGTTTACCGGTTGCCCGACAAGTAACTTCTACCTTGCGTGCGTCAGGCCTCTGTTACTCGAGTTTCATGATTCATGGGCAGGTCACCGCGCGGCGACTTCTTAAGATCTGCTTTACGTCAGTGCATTCTACAAAATAGAGGAACAAAAATATGACAAAAGATCACGGAAACAACACAAATTTCTTTCGAATGTGGCAAAAAGGGTGAAATGGCAATGATGAAGGGCAGCTTTTctattttcataaaaaaaagggCAGCTTTTCTTTGGGGCACCATCATGCTACTCCAGCTAGCCGTTTTATTTGTTTATTACGTCCGTGACATTATTTATGCGCACCTAATGTGACCCCATGCCATCATCctagcaagaaaaagaagactaCTTAACAGAAAACCAACAGGAGCTGTTCTTCTTATTGCTGCTACCTCTGCTTTTATATGATGAGTGGTGGCCACCGAATTTGATGTCCTTTTTGACGAGCAACGCCTCTCGGAGAAAGTTATGCGAAATAGTTGGACATTCATCTACTACTGAGAGAAATAGTTATGTGAATAAGCCGCAAGACACACAATGCATCAAATATCAAGTTTGGTCCATGAAAAGTGATGCAACGTGCAACCAATTTCGCTGACAGTCtggtctttcaaaaaaaaatcgctGACAGTCTAAAACTATAGCATCGGCTCCTACCAACGCATAGGCTTGCATGCACAGATGCACTACATAGGGGCAAAGATTATATAGGCTCATTCCTTACCACAATAATCGGCAGCTCTCTGCATTTCATACATCATATCGCCAAAAATAAGTTTGTAaggaaatatatttatattctACATTATCAAATATACATGACATATTTCAAATTTGACTAGTGTGATGTTTGTAGATGTCAAtgtatttttctataaacttgacTAAAATTGAAAAAAGTATTTAGGATAAACTAAATtgttaaaaattttgaaaaaggagGAGCACCATGTATGGGTTTAAAAAATTGCCAAGGGCAAAATAGGAAAGGACCGGTAGCGGCGCGCTCCCTCCCCCCCCCGATAAGCAACACAGCAGCCTAAAGGCCGCGAGTCAATTGGCCTTTCCTCCCATTTCATTCCATTGCCATCGCCAATTCGCCATTGCAGCGCTCACCTTGGCAGCTTAGCTAGCCGGCGGATGCCAATCCTCACGTCGGACTCCATTGCGTCCCCGAGGTGGGGCGTCCCCTTCTTCGCCGCCCGCTCGGGCGCGCCACGCACGCGCCGGCCGCCTTCCTCCGGTAGCCAAGGGCACGGCTGCGGGTGGCCGCTGGACCGCGTGGCTGGCTGGGTCGGTGGCGGCATCGCCGCGGTGTTCTTCGCGTCGCTGgagcggtgctcgtgcgtcaaCGTGCGCACGCACGACGACCTCCTCGACGACGAGCAGAGGGACTCGGAGGCGCCGCTCATGTTCGACGACGGCAACGGTAGCTACTCCATGGccggggccgccggcgcggcgaggaggagaggaggcgggAGGAGCGACAAGGGCAAGAGAACTGGTGGTGGCATGTGGTGCTATGGGGAATTTTAGCGTACTTCAAGTTAATTTTTGGACCTTGTGATGCTATTTCTTACGTTTCCGTTGTTTAAATTAAGAGTATGTATATCAGTATATGGATGTTTGATTGTATCCAAGTTGATCCAAAATTAATGCATGTAAAGTTGAAAACTAATTAAGTTCTCTGTTGCCCCCTTTTCTCTTCTTCAAGTGTAAACTGATCTTATTAGTTGATCATACTCTCCGCTGAGTGGCTGCAGTTTTAACTGGAACTTAGTTGATCATACACACTGTTTTTTTTATTCGATCGGAATGGGTGCAAAATGACGTTTAAAATAATTAAACGGGTAGTTTCCGGAAGTTGTGCAGATTCATATAAAATATATTCAGAAGTTTTCAAAAGTTGTCAAAgaaggctatatatatatatatatatccttatAGAAGCTATTGCGTTATTGCCCCTATTTTACTTTGAATCCCAATTGTAATTTTACTTTCATTTTCTTTTACTTTGTATTTTTACCATTATTATTTCGAAACGAAGTCCCATTTTGCACATGTGAATGGGCGCTTTGCTCGCTGCACCCTCAGCCGCGCACGCCTGCCATGTGCTCCTCCAGGTCATGCGCGCCGTGTGCTCCCGCAGCAGCACCGTGCGGTGAGCCCGCAgccgtgcccgccgccgcgcgcaccggcCATGCACTCCTCCAGGGCCGCGCCCCAGGCCCGCCGCTCATCGCTCCTAGGGCACCGGCCTCCAGACGTGAGAGAAAAcgaaaggaagagagagagatgtcTCGATCTGGGAGAAGACATAAGTGATAAGGGGTATGTTTATCTTTTTGCAGGGCTtttgttattttttaattattttgttcGGAATGCAGCTAACGGTGTTAGAAATAGGGGTAAACGGAGGTTTTATTTTTAAACAGTAAGggtaaaaatgcaaagtgaaagaaagtttgggtaaaatcacaattgaGGTTCAAAACAGGAACAAGAGAACGCAATAATCCCTATATTCTAGTCATGTTGAAGTTGATTGGTGTAAAAAATTGGAGCATGTCTAGACTCAATCATTGTGATTGATGGGGAGCTAATTAGCCACGATTTTTTCCAGCAAGAACAATAGGTAGATTAATACAACTTTAGCCCTAATATATACAATTTTATATTAAAACTTCGATGGTAATGCCAGAAATAATGTTATTGGGTGGCCTTTTGTTTAAAATACAGGTAGTACGGTCTTAATAAACACGGCTCGTAAGGAGCTTTTCTAAAGAAGTGCATATCCATTGATGGTTGCATGTTCTCCTGGTTGAATGGACTTAATAATTGCAGGGGCAGCATGGACAAATTAAGATTATTACCTCTTGCTTTTCTGTAGTCGATGTTAGCTACAGGTGGAAACTGTATATATAGGTTTAAGAATTTCCGTAGAAACAATATTTGGCGTATTATGCAAACCTTTTCTACACGCTGGATGCTGCTGGAAGAAAAGTTGCTTCGCTGTCTTAGACACTCTGTCCTCAAAATCGGACAATGGTCAAAAGTGTGTCCATCCATTTTTCTGAGGTTCCAGGCTTAGCAAACACCTTATGCACGAAGGGAGATTATTGTTAGGAGAATCCTGCATTTGGTTGTAATCCTACATAAATGATTTAGAGAATAACTAAACTACACAAACGTAAATGACTCTAGCCGGTTCATACGGACGGAACACAGGCACAGCACAGTGCGCAGCAGCACACAgcgacgtcgtcgtcggagaCGGAGACAGGAGCTGTGCCCGTGTTCCTCGAGGCCGCTCGGGGGGCATCGCCGTGCTGGCTGGGCCTGGGCGAAGCGAATCGATGCCGCTCACAGTCACGCTCCTCACTGTTGGAGACTTGGAGCTCGGACTTGGAACCGGAGCTTGCACGGCCCTCTTAATCTTGATTGTCAAAACTGCTTAGCGTCGTCAGGTCAGTCTAGCGTTGCCAAGGACTTTCCTGGGAATCTCAGTCAAGCAATGATCGTCTGATCTCTGTAGCATGAGGTTCAGGACTGAATGCATGGAGCATGTTTGACGGAGAACTGATGACACAGCGAGTATGAGTGTCTATGAAACTAGCAAGCAGGGCCCTATCCATCTGGGCCCGGTGATCGGAATCTGTAGCCCTGGCCCAAAACCAGATTCCGTAGTATTGAGCCTAACAACTTTAGTAGCCCAATACTAACTGCCGCGGAATATTATTTCAGCCCACACTTACGGCGCGAGGGCCCAGAAGAGTTTTTCCGAGGGCATATGGGCATATGAGCTGAAATGGCTTGATTGTAAATGGTGCGAATGCGTCAAATTCATCTGCATAAGATATATCAAAATTAAGAGGGAAAATTCTCAAGCACAGATTAAAAAATGAACTAGGATAAAGAAAAAAAGCCactattaaatataaaaagacaAGACTATCCTCACCATCTTATAGAATCTCACAATTTACCACCATCATCTAAGAACCAAAGGAACGACAAAGATAGGAAAGCTCATATATGAAAACAAAGCAAAGGACACTAAGGAAAACACACAACGCTTGGCGAGGCCTCCGCGTGCGGTGTCTTCTGCGAGGCGACGAGAGTGTGGTGGAGTCCAACGGCGGATGTGGCAAGGCCCCATACGTTGTGTGTTTGCGGTGGTGACTGCGAGGCAGTCTGTATGCGGTCCGGATTCGGTGTTTTCACCCTGTCAGATGGTGTGTGATGTTGCAGCGGCACTACGGCGTCGGGTCCTGCATAGCGGTGGCCTTCTCGGTGCGATGTGGTCTGTTTCTCTCGTTTCTCCATCGGCGCGGGGCTATGCCTTGCTGGCGACTTCATGGGATGGAAAAGGTCGTTAGCCGCCGCGGCTATATTTTGTTTCTGCCTCCGTTACCCTGAGGATTGGCCCTGTTCGTGTCAATGTCCCAATTTGATCGGACTGTTTGGTCTCGCGGAGACAAGTTGTGTGGCTTGTGTCGATGACCCAATCCGACCAGCCTGAGTTGAGTTGTTTTCGGCGCGTGTTGATGCCTCAATCCAACCCGCCGGCGtgtgttttttctttctttttatttttcctagTTTTGGCCTCCCTGGGACATAACCTTGTATTTTTTCCTGCTATATCAATGAAACGCACTCGTCGAGtgttgtttcaaaaaaaatctctcCCAAGCGGTGCGTTCCCCCTGTCTGAATTGAAACTCATCAGGACCAGACCAAAACCGCTCACATGCTTGCAACCTTGTTCAAATAAAGCTGAATTCGATTGGTATCCAAATCCAATAATCGAATCCCAAAAAGCACCAGCAAGCGGCTTTAtccccagatgttgatgcaccCCATGTTATCTGCCTCTGATTTGTTGGCTTCGCTACAAGCCCTCAATACACTGCATTGCATTGCACGACAACCGCTTGGCCCCTAGCCAAAAGGCTAAATCTACGAGGCGTAAAGCCATGGATTGCTACTGCTCTGCTCGTGCCTGCAACCAACGAACTCTACACATAGACAAAGTATACGCATGTCGGCATGTACCTTGGAGTTACGCCTGCTAATGGGGTTGAACCCACCCCAAATCCGCCCCTACCCATATTTCAAGAGCCTTAACTaccacccgccccgacccaccccgtcggtccaatgccccaacccgccccaacccgaagtcacgatagaagatgatatgcgacttacgtgccgatctactaccatagcgccccaacccgtcccaacccgtctatgtcgtcaacccaacccgccccaacccatttcatagtgtcacccatttcatagtgtcacccgtttccacccatccaatagtacccgtattaaaacccacccaaaaaaCCTATCAAACCCCGCCCCATTAGCAGGAGTACTTGGAGTGATGACACCTGTGCGTTGCAAGCCTGGAGCCTTTCTCTTGTGCCTGACAGACTCAGAGGGCTGTCTCCATTGCAACAAAAAGCAGCACgcgcctccttttcttttttgtttttgctcaACAACCAACAGTATTTTGGCACTTCAAACAGAGAGAGAAGCATAAGGAGGtttaatttcaaaaaatatagtTGGACACTGGAATGCACAAGaaggctagctagctagggtttAGCCGGGTTGGCTTTACGAGCAAAGCACTGTTTGCTTTGGTGAAACAAACTCATGGCCTGTCGCTACTCGTTGTAAAGCCAGCTAAAGCATAACTGATGAGCGGTCGCCGATAATAAGAGAGTATGGCCAGCGGGTTTGTGGACAGTGCATGCGTGCACCGTGCAGACTGATTAAAATGTAAAGAGATGCATTGAGGGAGGCACCTGCACCTCTCTCCTTTCGGTGTTCCATCTCTAGTGCCACCACAGTCCCACCCACACTAGGTGAACTTGTTAAGACAAAATGGCTTAGCCAAATGCAGAAAGCTATAGCCTTATAAAGTAGAGGGGGGAGAAGGTTTGCAACCTAAAACCATGAGGGCATGTTTTCCCTCATGGTTTTAGGTTTCAGATCCCTAAAATTTAGTATACACAAACCCTAAAAATTCCTATATCAATCATTTCCTTCCAAACAGCTCTTGTGAGAGTAAGATTAGAGGAATACAGTCACCATCACCAGGGTACTATTGCTAGTGCACCTGCTGAGGATAATATTCCCTGAGTGGCTGAGTGATCAGAAATTTCATATCCGTTTTGTCTTTCCCCTAATAACCAAGCAACTCTAATGATTGGTGACACTCACACCACCGGCAGTACCGGGTTCTGCAGACGTGCATAAGATTTTCATGAGTTCCCATCTGAGGGATCCGGCTGTCCAGTAGTTCAGCATATTCTGTTATCCTTTGTTCAAGTTTCTTTATCATGTGACTAAAGGTTCGTCTTTGTATAACCTATATTGCTTTTGGACGACTAGGACCGCGAATTAACTTGTGGTTCACTTTATTCAGTTCTATTTTTCAGACGCTCGTCATGGTCTCGCGAGTTAAAAAGACTTGCTGTATGCATTTTCTTGACTTCTGCGCTCTTGTGTCTGGCAAGTCACCGAGTCATGTAGCAGTGACTTACCACTCCATAGAAATCGTCCATCACAAGGTC
This window contains:
- the LOC120691821 gene encoding thymocyte nuclear protein 1-like translates to MTRKAKPAAQATAAATAATGVQYWLLKTEPGEWSWSDQASAPGGVAPRDGVRNHQAMKNLRAMRTGDRCLFYHSGAGAASRRVVGVVEVARTWYEGEGEGEGKEAASGGAVDVRAVGEFRNPVPLGEVKKAAGEVEGMRDFALLRQPRLSVMPVPGKIWDWICDAGGGFVQDGEAEEEEG
- the LOC120692360 gene encoding uncharacterized protein LOC120692360; this encodes MPILTSDSIASPRWGVPFFAARSGAPRTRRPPSSGSQGHGCGWPLDRVAGWVGGGIAAVFFASLERCSCVNVRTHDDLLDDEQRDSEAPLMFDDGNGSYSMAGAAGAARRRGGGRSDKGKRTGGGMWCYGEF